A genomic stretch from Numida meleagris isolate 19003 breed g44 Domestic line chromosome 2, NumMel1.0, whole genome shotgun sequence includes:
- the ELOVL2 gene encoding elongation of very long chain fatty acids protein 2, which produces MEHLKAFDREVNAFVDYMFGPRDSRVRGWLLLDSYLPTFFLTVAYLLCIWLGNKFMKNRQPFSLRAHLIVYNLGITLLSLYMLIELILATWEGGYNLQCQNLHSAGEADIRVAKVLWWYYFSKVIEFADTIFFVLRKKSSQITFLHVYHHATMFNIWWCVLNWIPCGQSFFGPTLNSFIHVLMYSYYGLSVIPSMRKYLWWKKYLTQAQLIQFLLTIVHTLSAAVKPCGFPFGCLMFQSSYMATLVILFVNFYIKTYRKAPSRTAAKEAPVTAEVKNGFHKNYFAASNGFLNNKKAQ; this is translated from the exons gagcaTCTGAAAGCTTTTGACCGGGAAGTAAATGCATTTGTGGACTATATGTTTGGACCTCGAG attccAGGGTTAGAGGATGGCTCCTTTTGGACTCTTACCTTCCCACATTTTTCCTCACTGTCGCGTACCTGCTCTGCATATGGCTTGGCAACAAGTTCATGAAGAACAGGCAGCCTTTCTCTCTTAGGGCTCACCTCATTGTATATAACCTTGGGATTACGCTGCTCTCCTTGTACATGCTCATAGAG CTCATCCTTGCCACGTGGGAAGGAGGCTACAACTTGCAGTGCCAGAACCTCCACAGCGCCGGGGAGGCTGACATCCGG GTAGCCAAGGTGCTATGGTggtattatttttccaaagtaaTTGAATTTGCAGACACTATCTTCTTTGtactgaggaagaaaagcagccagATCACCTTCCTCCATGTGTATCACCATGCCACAATGTTTAACATTTGGTGGTGCGTTCTGAACTGGATACCTTGTGGGCAAA GTTTCTTTGGACCCACTTTGAATAGCTTTATCCATGTGCTCATGTACTCCTATTACGGACTGTCAGTCATCCCTTCTATGCGAAAGTATCTGTGGTGGAAGAAATACCTCACTCAGGCACAGCTG ATCCAGTTTCTGCTCACCATTGTGCACACGCTCAGTGCAGCTGTGAAGCCGTGTGGGTTTCCCTTTGGCTGCCTCATGTTCCAGTCTTCCTACATGGCCACACTGGTCATCCTCTTCGTTAACTTTTACATTAAG acaTACCGGAAAGCACCttcaagaacagcagcaaaggaagCCCCTGTCACAGCAGAAGTCAAGAACGGATTCCATAAGAACTACTTTGCTGCTTCAAACGGATTCCTGAACAATAAGAAAGCACAATAA